DNA from Chitinophaga pendula:
GAGAACAAAACAACGCAAGAGCGGCTATTCAACAGGTATTACAGGATATTTGTCATTCCGATGATATTTGGTCTGTATTACCTGTTGTCTTACCTAATTAACCCCTTTCATGCTTCGTGGGCGGAGCTGAGTACACGTAAGTGGACAGACCTGGCATTGGAGGGGCTGATCATGATGGCGATATGCGGGATGATCACGGAGTTCAGCCTGATCTCTGCGCGATGGATGGATAGGCTGGTCCCGTGGGACCAGTGGCCGATAAGGCGGTTCATTGTGCAGCTGATCTGCCAGGTATTATCTGTATTCCTGGCATTGAATCTGATATTTCCTATAGTGGTATTTGTGTTTGGGGTTAACCTGGACAAGCCGGCTACGGCGGCGGAGGAGCTGGATCGCTGGCAGTTCATCTTTGTGTGCCTGATGATGTCTATTCTGATCAGCGCGGTGCATACCGGTAATTTCTTTTTACGTCGTTGGAAGACCTCTATGTTGGAGGCGGCGGAGCTGAAGCTAAAGACCTCTGAATTGCAGCAGATCGCGATGCAGGCTCAGTTACAATCGTTAAAGTTGCAGCTGGATCCTCACTTTATGTTTAACAACTTCAGTACGTTGTCTGCACTTATCGAAGAGGATAAGCAGACGGCGTTACTGTTCCTGGAGAACCTGTCGCGTGTATATCGCTATATGATCCTTAACCTGAGCAATGACCTGATCAGCCTGCGTGATGAGATCCGGTTCATACAAGCCTATATCTACCTGATGAAGATCCGTTATGGGGATAATGTAGATATCCATATTGACGTGCCTGAGGAAGCGACTATGATGGGCATTCCTCCTATTACGTTACAGTTGTTGATGGAGAATGCTATTAAACACAATGTGGCATCACCGGATCAGCCATTGCGGATACATATTTTCCAAGAGCGACCTGATGAGCTGATCATCAGTAACAATATACAGCGGCTGGCTACGCCGCTGCCTTCTACTAAGCTGGGATTGGAAAATATCAAAAACCGTTACCGGCTGCT
Protein-coding regions in this window:
- a CDS encoding sensor histidine kinase; the protein is MENKTTQERLFNRYYRIFVIPMIFGLYYLLSYLINPFHASWAELSTRKWTDLALEGLIMMAICGMITEFSLISARWMDRLVPWDQWPIRRFIVQLICQVLSVFLALNLIFPIVVFVFGVNLDKPATAAEELDRWQFIFVCLMMSILISAVHTGNFFLRRWKTSMLEAAELKLKTSELQQIAMQAQLQSLKLQLDPHFMFNNFSTLSALIEEDKQTALLFLENLSRVYRYMILNLSNDLISLRDEIRFIQAYIYLMKIRYGDNVDIHIDVPEEATMMGIPPITLQLLMENAIKHNVASPDQPLRIHIFQERPDELIISNNIQRLATPLPSTKLGLENIKNRYRLLSDLPVAVSEDHAQFMVKLPLLEL